Within Channa argus isolate prfri chromosome 4, Channa argus male v1.0, whole genome shotgun sequence, the genomic segment GACTCAGCTCCTGGTCCTGGTTCCTCACCGAAGTCAGCGAGTTTGAGTTCTCCCAGGTAGCTGATGAGCAGGTTCTGAGGCTTCAGGTCTCTGTGGAGGATCCTCCGGCTGTGGATGTAGCAGAGACCTCGCAGCAGCTGGAACATGAAGATCTGGAACCAGACAGATAAATGTGTATATAGAAGAGAGGAGCAGCTTTTTGGTCCAGGTGCACATTTGCTGTAGTGTATGTAGTATTTactgtgtaaatataaatacttcTACTTTTATTGCAGTGCATTTCAGAAGCAaattttgtaaaacaataaaacaacaaagctctgatgtgtaaaacaattttataatttaaagcagaagaaaagcatTCTGTAGCTGAAATCACATTTTTCCTCACACAGTAATTAAGTACTAAGTGTATTTGATGTGTAGAAACCAGAGACGTACCCTGACGTTGTGTGAGTGCAGACCTCCAGGGTGCTGGATCATGTAATGGGCCAAATCTGTCTGCTGCAAGAGAAGTAAAAGAAGGCAGCTGTGTCCGAAATTACCCCCTACTCACTATTATAGTGTGTTCGTCATCTTATAATAAGGTTCAAATTAACATCCAAATGTAAATTCCATTTTACAGTATAGCGTAACTCAAAGTTTACCACAATGAAAACCAACATGACATGTACACCAATTTCAGCTAACAATGTGCTTTAAAGTAACTTTGTTCCTGATTTAGTCACAGATATTTagtcaggtttgttttttattagaaaaaaactgAGCAACAGTTAAATGAGTAAAGAAATGGGTTGGTATTTACTGAACATGGTAAGTAAATAATGAGCAACTGTTAACAGACAGGTGGCAGGAGGTCAGAAAACATGAACTGGTTGTTggccacagtaagacagaatacatgtgtgtgaatgagagggacccaagtggaacgggGAGGTtaaagggagcagaggtgaagaaggtccAGAActtttaagatgttgaggttctctgtgggagtgacaaggatggacaggattagGAAtaaggacatcagagggacagctcacgttagatgttttggagataaagtcagagaggccagattgaggtggcttggacatgttcagaggagaaactgtgaatatatcggtagaaggatgctgaggttggagctgccaggaagGAGGtccagaggaagaccaaagaggaacttttatggatgtagtgagaaagAAACCAGTGTCTCACCACATATTCGAAGACCAAGGTCAGAGAGTCTGTGGTGTGGATGATGTCGTGGAGCAGGACGATGTTTGCGTGGTTCAGGCCTTTGAGGAGAGAcgctgtgcacaaacacacacacacattcataaacactttctgtttgtttgatgaCAGGCGGTAAGAAGCAGATCTCCACCTTCTCTGATGGCGGTGAAAGGAACACCCTCCTCTGTCTTCATACGGATCATCTTCAGAGCCACCAGCTGCCCGGTTATCctccacagaagaagaaacacaaacatgttcaaCAGGAAGTTACACAGTGATTTATTAGTTATTCAGTCTCTTCTTGCTGCTGTTTCATAATGTGACCACTGACCTGCTGATTCCTTTGTACACAGAGGAAAAAGCTCCTTCTCCCAGTTTCTCCAGACTGAGGTAAGACTGAGCTGCTCCAAACCTCAGACCTGGTTTCTGAGCACAGAACACACTTTTCATAATACACAACAGggtgtatatacagtactgtgTACTATGTAAGTACTGGCATGTGTTCAATGTCCCATGATAACATCCCGTATATCTAATTATGTTTTCTACATTATGTCACATCATCCAGTGTATGTTATTATGTTATATGTGATTGCATATGTCACATGGCGTATGTCACGTCCAACTGAGCAATAAGTCATTTATCTTGTCATATATGTTATATCTCACATGTCACATCATATAAAACATGATATCAATATATTACAACATTGGGATCATGTCATGTGTAATATGTTAGATTATAAGTCCAGTCAAAGGGGTCCcccccagccaccaagggccaccctggtgccggctccgagcccagataaaataggagggttgtggcaggaaggacatATGGCGTGAAAAAGTCATGCCACATGTTCCACTGTAGCGACCAATGAAGGGACGAGCTGAAAGCCACTGATCTTATAAGTCCAGCCCTGTCACATCATGttatgtttacttttttattgtttacctTTAAATCAAATCTTTAAATTAGCATCTGACAAAATTTCAGTTACattatttactttcatttttacattaacatctcacattttaatgtctttcaGTACAGACAACGTCTGtaaatttcttaattttttctttattctgtatttttaaaatgttgtttctgttttgttttcatttggtctctatttaatgtttctttattaatcTTTATTGTGTCTCTATTCTCACTTCATTGTGTCCATCAGGTGTGAGTTGTGAGACTTGCCCAGGTGAATCTGCCCCCCCCACTCTCCCCTCTCAGGGGGTCACTGTTGCTGCGTCCTCTCTGAACCCGGAGACGCTGGACCTGCAGAGTGTGGAACCAGTGAGACTGTGACTCGTATGGGGACGAGCCAGACCAGTTTGGATCCAGCTGGgacacagaaacagagcaggaaataaacatttgaaaccTGAACACCTGAAAACCAACTTAAAGCATTATGGATTACAGTGACACTGTAAGAAAAGACACATTGCgacatttaaatatcaaaacaacAACCAGGAGACAAGctgtaaaaaataatgtgactctgttaaaagtaaatgaaaacagaaaacatggcaAAGAGTTAGACTTTAAAAAACAACCAGTAACTGTGAAAATAACCAGCAGGACATCAGTCAGAGAACTCCCTGATAAACACATTCAAGAAATACACAGAACAGCCAGGGACATGCTTAAATATGGACATGCAGGAGACACACTGTCAGTAACTACAAATATAGgctgcaaatattaaaactactCAATCAGTTGAAGTGAATAAAACTTCATACTATTTTACTGTTTCCAAAAACTTTAACATCTTTTCCTGAACATTTAGTTGAATCTTCAAAAGTCTCAATTTCCCCGAATTGTCTCTTTTCCAACAAACGTTAGTTTAACATTGCTGTTCATGTCAGTTTGGACACTTTACCTCATCAGTAGGGAGTGAAGTCCTGaagctcagctcctccatcttcacctccttctcttcttcatcatcttcccccctcctccctttctcaccctcttcttcctcaccacACCAGCACCTACTCACCCATCTCCCAGCCTCCCTCACACACTGCAACAGCTCCTccatcttttcttctcctttctaatacactcttcctcttctctttgtcTCATATGACTCACATGGTTCAGGAAGAGCAAACAGGGTCCCATGACCATCTCTACACCCCTTCTCCTCCCAGCCTCTCCCCCCTTTCTCAGTTTAGAACAAGAGTCCATTCAGCACAGTGTGAGTTCACTGCCCTCCAATGTTCACTGTCTCTCACTGCAACTCTCACTTAGTGCATCATCTCTGCTGTACATAATAGGTTTATACACCTATCCTGAATCTGAAGCATAATGTCTTTGTTTGAAGCGACTGTAAGTTACTTTAGTTTGattctttgacttttattcTGTTAACTGAACTAATCAAGATTAAAGTCCACAAACAGGATCTTCACTAAGGTCCCAATCCAGGACTGGGAAACACCCCCTCAGGCCGCTCCCTgcttaaactttactttcacttCCTCTGATCCTGACGCACTTAATTTCCTCcatgtaaaagtaaagtaagtgAGATTATTCAGAGTTTTCCTCTGTAATGACTCTGTGTTCCTGTTGTTAGTTTTTTCCAATAGAAACAGAACAAATCTGCTGCTCACCTGTTAAACTAAAACTGTTAAACTAACTCACAATCTGACGAACATCAACTAACAAAGCTGCTGTGtccctgtttgtttctgtcagagATTAGAATCAGTAGAAGTGGAGCACCTGATGGCAGCTTCTTCTGACTGCATTCAGCTGCCACTGATATGAAGCAGAGAAGATGGAGAAATTATGGAGATGAGGATTGAAGTTGATGTGCAGATGAgtagtaaaatatgtaaattatatcATTGATacattgaaatacattttaagtatttaaagCCTGGGGAATATAACTGCACTTGTGAGATTTAGTTAATTTAATCACGAACAACAACTCGATGGGtcgttttaattttaaacagcatTCTCCTGCAAAGATGAAAGTTGTaccaacattttacatttaactcaATGAATTTCAAATGTTCCAAATGCTCTTTGATCCTCATCAAATTTATCATGTCCCATAATATTTGTGGATTTTAATATTCACTTTGATACTGTCTATAATCCcaagatactttttttttatagtttaaagGTTTTGATATTAATCAACATGTAACTGGTGCTGCACACAGTAAAGGACAATCATTAGATTTTGTGCATCAGTTACTCCATGTGTTACAGTCACACAGATGTCCAAAGTACcaaagtacatttattcaagTGCTGTACATTGTAAGTGCAATTTTCtgcagtatttgtactttgttggattttttttattttaggatccttttacaattacaacattgcatttattttacagcctttGACTTTTTGCAGATGCACAATCTTGATACAAATTGTTAGTAGAAAACTATTAAATTgcaatgtattattatggatttgCAACCAGTCAGTACataaattggttaaaatctCTTTAAACCTTACCAGCTGTACCATTTTTAATTACTCAActtattcatgtgtttttttttttcaaataactCTTGATTGGACTTGTACATTCATGCATCAAAGTCACTACTATTTCAAATACATTGattttttcttgtaaaacacttgtacatttgtaaCTTAAATTCAAAGTATCTACTTTTGCACTTCATCTTGAGTGAGATCacttttttgttctgttctaTTTTAGCTGTGTTAAAAAGCAGATACACGCAAAGTGTCTACTTAAAAGTGTATTATTCATGACAGTATCACTGATATTTTCACAAACTAATCTTTAAAACTGACGACCTCTTTTAGATCTTCATGTCATGTTTTGGTGGACGGTGTTTGCAACAACCTTACCTTTAGTTTTCATCAGGTGGCAGCAGCAAAAGCCAATCATGTCAAACGAGCTGCACTGTTCTGATTGACAGTCCAGCTCATTTGTTTAACACGATTGACAGACTTCTTAACTCTATTAGCTCTTTTTTTCACCTGCTAAATGTGATTTTCAGGGATAATTGTTCCTATCAGGAATAATACAATCTGAAAATTAataatgacttttaaaaaaaatcaactgtcAGTGGAGTATTCGACAGTTGATCATTAAATTCTTATTTAGAGTCTGCTTGAATAAATTAGCTTGTCAGACCTAGCTCTCTTCATGGAGCTTCTCATCTTTCAATTTGTGGGTTTCACTGAGCTTTATCAAAGGTCCATTCAGCGGTTCCACAAGGGTCAGTTTTGGAACCTtggttatttaatttaaatataaatttaaatatgttctactaatgttttttttaccattcaTATTCTGATGAAACATGTCCTGTTCTCACTTAACGATTTCAGTCTGCTAATTAATCTCCTTAATTATATTAGTGATATCAAGAACTGggtgtttaaaataaacctcTTAATAACTTAAATTAACTTGTTGGTGcgtttatattttttacttccAGACACGCTGGCTCTGAATTACTGTGAGCAGGTTGGGGTTGTTGGAGTGAGACAGGTTGGTCTGAGtgtttcagaaactgctgatctactgggatttcACACACAACCTTCTCTAGGGttcacaaagaaagagaaaatatgcagaataaaatagaaaatatccaaataaaagagaaaatatccagttCTCTGGGTGAAGATGCCTTGTTGATGCTAGAGGTCAAAGGAGAATGTCCAGACTGGTTGGAGCTGatagaa encodes:
- the cdk15 gene encoding LOW QUALITY PROTEIN: cyclin-dependent kinase 15 (The sequence of the model RefSeq protein was modified relative to this genomic sequence to represent the inferred CDS: deleted 2 bases in 1 codon; substituted 1 base at 1 genomic stop codon) — protein: MGPCLLFLNHVSHMRKRRGRVYXKGEEKMEELLQCVREAGRWVSRCWCGEEEEGEKGRRGEDDEEEKEVKMEELSFRTSLPTDELDPNWSGSSPYESQSHWFHTLQVQRLRVQRGRSNSDPLRGESGGGRFTWKPGLRFGAAQSYLSLEKLGEGAFSSVYKGISRITGQLVALKMIRMKTEEGVPFTAIREASLLKGLNHANIVLLHDIIHTTDSLTLVFEYVQTDLAHYMIQHPGGLHSHNVRIFMFQLLRGLCYIHSRRILHRDLKPQNLLISYLGELKLADFGLARSKSIPSQTFSSEVVTLWYRPPDVLLGSTDYSTALDMWGAGCIFIEMLQGAPAFPGDSDELGQLQKIWMVLGVPSEDTWPGVSLLPNYKPECFVQSEPKDFRKAWKRLNQLPYKTEDLVQGMLKGVPTSRISAQDALQHPYFSTLPPPIMHLRDTVSIFKVPGVHMETEIRDIFNPGRKVRPSLLPAVKYW